The nucleotide window GTCCCACTCCCTTCACTTCCACTTCAGCGATGAAACTGTCCATCTGCCGGCCATAAGCATTGCGCTGCACCGTGGCATCCAAAAGCCCATAGCGAGCCAGCAAAATGAGCCCTGCACACGTTCCAAAAATCGTGAAAGAAGGGTCCTCAGCACGCTGCATAAGCCAGTCTTTAAGTCCGTATTTTTGCATGAAAGCATCCATCACCGTACTTTCCCCACCGGGAATAATGAAACCCGTCAGTCCCTCCACATCCGCAAGAGACCGAACTTCTTTAAAAGGCACTCCAAGCCTGGATAAAAGCTGTGCATGCTCATGAAAACCACCTTGAATAGCCAAAATTCCAACCTTCATAGTACCCTATTTTTACACAAAAATTGGCAAAAACTCAATGCTCCCGAAGACTCATCAATGCCCACGATTCTGCATTTGCACATTCAAAGTAGAAATTTCCAGCCCAGACATGGCTTCACCCAAACCCGAAGAAAGTTCCGCAAGTTTTGCGGCATCTTGATAGTGAATCACCGCCTCCACAATGGCATGAGCTCGCCGTGCCGGCTCGCCCGATTTAAAAATGCCACTGCCCACAAAAACTCCATCACAGCCCAATTGCATGCAAAGTGCCGCATCCGCAGGAGTCGCAATGCCGCCCGCCGCAAAATTCACCACCGGTAAACGCCCCAGCTCGCGAGTCTCTTTCAAAAGTTCCAGCGAAACCCGCAGTTCCTTGGCACGAGCCGCAAGCTCATCCTCATTCATGGCCTTCAAATCGGCAATTTCTTTATTCATGGTTCGAATGTGACGCACCGCCTCCACAATATTCCCCGTGCCAGCCTCACCTTTGGTACGGATCATGCTGGCCCCTTCTTGAATGCGACGCAAAGC belongs to Candidatus Peregrinibacteria bacterium and includes:
- the pdxT gene encoding pyridoxal 5'-phosphate synthase glutaminase subunit PdxT — protein: MKVGILAIQGGFHEHAQLLSRLGVPFKEVRSLADVEGLTGFIIPGGESTVMDAFMQKYGLKDWLMQRAEDPSFTIFGTCAGLILLARYGLLDATVQRNAYGRQMDSFIAEVEVKGVGRVSGHFIRAPQVLATGPKVELLGAHDGVPVVLRQGKVWACSFHPELAGDLALHAAIFSC
- the pdxS gene encoding pyridoxal 5'-phosphate synthase lyase subunit PdxS, producing MNTTGRSLAQMLKGGVIMDVTTAEQAKIAEAAGACAVMALERVPSDIRAQGGVARMSDPAMIEAIQAAVTIPVMAKVRIGHFVEAQILEALEIDFIDESEVLTPADPFGHVDKSTFKAPFVCGARDLGEALRRIQEGASMIRTKGEAGTGNIVEAVRHIRTMNKEIADLKAMNEDELAARAKELRVSLELLKETRELGRLPVVNFAAGGIATPADAALCMQLGCDGVFVGSGIFKSGEPARRAHAIVEAVIHYQDAAKLAELSSGLGEAMSGLEISTLNVQMQNRGH